A region of Denticeps clupeoides chromosome 19, fDenClu1.1, whole genome shotgun sequence DNA encodes the following proteins:
- the wwc3 gene encoding protein WWC3 isoform X2, with the protein MPRASSSGRRRGSPELPLPDGWEEARDFDGRVFYVDHNTRQTSWIDPRDRITKPLTFADCVGDELPLGWEVVYDQQVGVYYIDHINKSTQIENPRTQWRQQQECMLKEYLVVAQEALNTKKETYLVKQQRLELVQQEMQLFHRLTQEDTRSLVSSLSGSSSNAKYDPDQIKEEIACRRERLSRLKQELLQMKQELQYKEMGVETLQEIDRKMSSSHTNYKLDEAQAIFSELRSIKKAISTGEKERLDLIQSLAKLTMNFQSSLSPGDSAAPPGDPSGLQQFCDTGCQTDLVGECGSQDLSPLVDRVRLNWQYEEAKKKVSGIQHQLAQLDGESWTGRAEADRDRDFLQLLREKEALLQEITLLGQQQRPPEAFLQLEEERHRLEEEVQRAQSSQGQGASQRVLQQEKRNVLLRQLEEATRITTYLHSQLKSLSASTLTVSSSSSRGSLASSRGSLASSRGSLSSISFSDIYGLPQYERAEPALDDPHLRYLLPVEVSARDAPACGSDLLGKTKRSHDTPQSLASLSSRSSLSSLSPPSSPMDTPYHSAPQDCPLAQMTEEYMEVAGRAILRGHTQSQPPSQAASGPVDCESGGGPGAALLLDTKGHRDGVTQGAFPSAGVTLRCNNTNRSSRRSRRASAGPSEDMLATDSGVFEAWRSRAEESEEILFTRDSVSTAEQVQIQLGLLFDTNSQCLLLHVLQMRNTNRFMMREGHKVCVRVHVLPVDSSRPCPYYCSRAHEPRSPLDLNEGFHVPLPAGGPSAHRLHLSVLSLGPQGQEELLGAVMVNPADCEHSAEMAFGWHRIQAAEAREPQRADPSGPGGRVARGAEEEDEEQARMKVSISSLLSRSAHLEEAGLELSEEELKELQRNGEQGEAVSERSWQAESVDSGCSNTEGVCLASGGRCVQPGDRGLAVKADKSTNTDGPFHEPMRVRPKERAGRWSHASPFMRSSTIVRSQTFTPGARSQYVCRLYRSDSDSSTLPKKSPFIRNTLERRTLRYKQSYRSSLAEQPTRTSLDLELDLQACRTRQRQLSEELATLRELKLRLEEPAAGEAGELQAWALRDERFRGLLHEAQRQVPPPRPPPNPPSNRPNISPNPPQAKQSRQEQRQEEAADRRLRKASKEVRQMRGQGQTEPLPVQTFREKMAFFTRPRFHIPPLPADDV; encoded by the exons atgccccgGGCGAGCAGCAGCGGCCGGCGGAGGGGGAGCCCCGAGCTGCCGCTGCCCGACGGCTGGGAGGAAGCCCGGGACTTCGACGGCAGGGTCTTCTACGTCGACCACAACACGCGACAGACGTCCTGGATCGACCCCAGGGACAG GATAACCAAACCCCTGACCTTTGCTGACTGCGTGGGCGATGAACTTCCTCTGGGCTGGGAGGTGGTGTACGACCAGCAGGTGGGCGTCTACTACATCGACCACATCAACA AGTCGACGCAGATCGAGAACCCGCGGACGCagtggcggcagcagcaggagtGCATGCTGAAGGAGTACCTGGTGGTGGCGCAGGAGGCGCTGAACACCAAGAAGGAGACGTACCTGGTGAAGCAGCAGCGGCTGGAGCTGGTCCAGCAGGAGATGCAGCTGTTCCACCGTCTCACGCAGGAGGACACGCGCTCGCTCGTCAgct cTCTCTCTGGCTCGTCTTCAAATGCAAAATATGACCCTGACCAAATCAAGGAGGAAATCGCCTGCAGGCGCGAGCGG CTCTCCAGGCTGAAGCAGGAGCTGCTTCAGATGAAGCAGGAACTTCAGTATAAAGAGATGGGAGTGGAGACCCTACAGGA GATTGACAGAAAGATGTCTAGCAGTCACACCAACTACAAGCTGGACGAAGCCCAGGCCATCTTCAGCGAGCTGCGGAGCATCAAGAAGGCCATCAGCACTGGCGAGAAGGAGAGGCTGGACCTCATCCAG AGCCTGGCCAAGCTGACGATGAACTTCCAAAGCAGCCTGTCGCCCGGTGACTCCGCGGCGCCGCCGGGCGACCCGAGTGGTCTGCAGCAGTTCTGTGACACCGGGTGCCAGACGGACCTTGTGGGCGAG TGCGGCTCTCAGGATCTATCTCCGTTAGTCGACCGAGTGCGGCTCAACTGGCAGTACGAAGAGGCCAAGAAAAA GGTGTCCGGCATACAGCACCAGCTGGCCCAGCTGGACGGCGAGAGCTGGACGGGCCGGGCGGAGGCGGACCGCGACCGCGacttcctgcagctgctgcgcGAGAAGGAGGCGCTCCTGCAGGAGATCACCCTGCTGGGTCAGCagcagcgccccccggaggccttcctgcagctggaggaggagcgccacaggctggaggaggaggtgcagCGGGCCCAGAGCAGCCAGGGCCAGGGGGCCAGTCAGAG ggtcCTGCAGCAGGAGAAGAGGAACGTGCTTCTCCGTCAGCTGGAGGAGGCGACGCGGATCACCACCTACCTGCACTCCCAGCTCAAGAG CCTCTCCGCCAGCACCCTGACCGTGTCGTCCAGCAGCAGCCGCGGATCCTTGGCGTCCAGCCGCGGTTCTCTGGCCTCCAGCCGCGGCTCCCTCAGCTCCATAAGCTTCAGCGACATCTATGGGCTGCCCCAGTACGAGCGGGCGGAGCCGGCGCTGGACGACCCCCACCTGCGGTACCTCCTCCCAGTGGAGGTGTCCGCTCGGGACGCGCCCGCCTGTGGCTCGGACCTCCTGGGCAAGACTAAGCGCTCCCACGACACCCCGCAGTCGCTGGCGTCCCTCTCCTCACGCTCCTCCCTCTCCTCGCTGTCCCCGCCCAGCTCACCCATGGACACGCCCTACCACTCGGCCCCCCAGGACTGTCCGCTCGCCCAGATGACCGAGGAGTACATGGAGGTGGCAGGTCGGGCGATACTGCGGGGCCACACCCAGAGCCAGCCGCCGTCGCAGGCCGCCTCTGGTCCGGTGGACTGCGAGTCTGGGGGCGGCCCGGGTGCTGCGCTCCTTCTGGACACCAAGGGCCACCGAGATGGGGTCACGCAGGGGGCGTTTCCCTCAGCAG GAGTGACGCTCCGCTGTAACAACACGAACCGGAGCAGCAGGCGGAGCCGGCGGGCGTCTGCAGGGCCGTCTGAGGACATGCTGGCCACCGACAGCGGGGTGTTCGAGGCCTGGAGAAg CAGAGCGGAGGAGTCCGAAGAGATTCTATTCACCAGAGATTCAGTCAGTACAGCAGAGCAGGTCCAGATCCAGCTGGGTCTCCT ATTTGACACGAACTCCCAGTGTCTCCTCCTGCATGTGCTGCAGATGAGGAACACAAACAGGTTCATGATGAGAGAAGGACACAAAGT CTGCGTGAGGGTCCACGTCCTCCCCGTGGACTCGAGCCGTCCCTGTCCGTACTACTGCAGCCGGGCCCACGAGCCGCGCTCGCCGCTCGACCTGAACGAGGGCTTCCACGTCCCGCTGCCCGCCGGCGGCCCGTCTGCCCACCGCCTGCACCTGTCTGTCCTCTCGCTCGGCCCGCAGGGTCAGGAGGAGCTGCtg GGCGCGGTGATGGTGAACCCGGCTGACTGCGAGCACAGCGCTGAGATGGCGTTCGGCTGGCACAGGATCCAGGCGGCCGAAGCCAGAGAACCGCAGAGGGCCGACCCGAGTGGTCCGGGCGGGCGAGTGGCGCGGGgtgcagaggaggaggatgaggagcagGCCAGGATGAAG gtgtCCATCAGCTCTCTGCTGTCTCGCTCCGCCCACTTAGAGGAGGCGGGGCTGGAGCTGAGTGAAGAGGAGCTAAAGGAGCTGCAGAGGAATGGGGAGCAGGGAGAGGCCGTGTCTGAGAG GAGCTGGCAGGCCGAGTCTGTGGACAGCGGCTGCAGCAACACCGAGGGCGTCTGCCTGGCCAGCGGGGGGCGCTGTGTGCAGCCGGGGGACAGGGGTCTCGCAGTCAAG GCGGATAAGTCGACCAACACAGACGGACCGTTCCACGAACCAATGAGGGTCCGGCCCAAAGAGCGGGCGGGGCGATGGAGCCACGCCTCCCCCTTCATGCGCAGCAGCACCATCGTCCGCTCGCAGACGTTCACCCCCGGGGCGCGCAGCCAGTATGTGTGCAGG ttgTACCGCAGCGACAGTGACAGTTCGACTCTACCAAAGAAATCCCCCTTCATCCGAAACACCCTGGAGCGCCGGACCCTGCGCTACAAGCAG tcgTACCGCTCCTCTCTGGCCGAACAGCCCACGCGGACCTCCCTGGACCTGGAGCTGGACCTCCAGGCGTGCCGGACGCGGCAGCGGCAGCTGAGCGAGGAGCTGGCGACGCTGCGGGAGCTGAAGCTGCGGCTGGAGGAGCCGGCGGCCGGAGAGGCGGGGGAGCTGCAGGCGTGGGCCCTGCGGGACGAGCGCTTCCGCGGCCTCCTGCACGAGGCCCAGAGACAGGTACCGCCCCCGCGCCCGCCCCCGAATCCACCGTCAAACCGCCCGAATATTTCCCCAAATCCCCCTCAGGCCAAGCAGAGCCGGCAGGAGCAGCGGCAGGAGGAGGCGGCGGACCGGCGTCTCAGGAAGGCGTCCAAAGAGGTGCGGCAGATGAGGGGGCAGGGCCAGACGGAGCCCCTCCCCGTCCAGACCTTCAG AGAGAAGATGGCGTTCTTCACCCGACCGCGGTTCCACATCCCGCCTCTGCCTGCAGACGACGTGTGA
- the wwc3 gene encoding protein WWC3 isoform X3, translating to MPRASSSGRRRGSPELPLPDGWEEARDFDGRVFYVDHNTRQTSWIDPRDRITKPLTFADCVGDELPLGWEVVYDQQVGVYYIDHINKSTQIENPRTQWRQQQECMLKEYLVVAQEALNTKKETYLVKQQRLELVQQEMQLFHRLTQEDTRSLVSSLSGSSSNAKYDPDQIKEEIACRRERLSRLKQELLQMKQELQYKEMGVETLQEIDRKMSSSHTNYKLDEAQAIFSELRSIKKAISTGEKERLDLIQSLAKLTMNFQSSLSPGDSAAPPGDPSGLQQFCDTGCQTDLVGECGSQDLSPLVDRVRLNWQYEEAKKKVSGIQHQLAQLDGESWTGRAEADRDRDFLQLLREKEALLQEITLLGQQQRPPEAFLQLEEERHRLEEEVQRAQSSQGQGASQRVLQQEKRNVLLRQLEEATRITTYLHSQLKSLSASTLTVSSSSSRGSLASSRGSLASSRGSLSSISFSDIYGLPQYERAEPALDDPHLRYLLPVEVSARDAPACGSDLLGKTKRSHDTPQSLASLSSRSSLSSLSPPSSPMDTPYHSAPQDCPLAQMTEEYMEVAGRAILRGHTQSQPPSQAASGPVDCESGGGPGAALLLDTKGHRDGVTQGAFPSAGVTLRCNNTNRSSRRSRRASAGPSEDMLATDSGVFEAWRSRAEESEEILFTRDSVSTAEQVQIQLGLLFDTNSQCLLLHVLQMRNTNRFMMREGHKVCVRVHVLPVDSSRPCPYYCSRAHEPRSPLDLNEGFHVPLPAGGPSAHRLHLSVLSLGPQGQEELLGAVMVNPADCEHSAEMAFGWHRIQAAEAREPQRADPSGPGGRVARGAEEEDEEQARMKVSISSLLSRSAHLEEAGLELSEEELKELQRNGEQGEAVSERSWQAESVDSGCSNTEGVCLASGGRCVQPGDRGLAVKADKSTNTDGPFHEPMRVRPKERAGRWSHASPFMRSSTIVRSQTFTPGARSQYVCRLYRSDSDSSTLPKKSPFIRNTLERRTLRYKQSYRSSLAEQPTRTSLDLELDLQACRTRQRQLSEELATLRELKLRLEEPAAGEAGELQAWALRDERFRGLLHEAQRQAKQSRQEQRQEEAADRRLRKASKEVRQMRGQGQTEPLPVQTFREKMAFFTRPRFHIPPLPADDV from the exons atgccccgGGCGAGCAGCAGCGGCCGGCGGAGGGGGAGCCCCGAGCTGCCGCTGCCCGACGGCTGGGAGGAAGCCCGGGACTTCGACGGCAGGGTCTTCTACGTCGACCACAACACGCGACAGACGTCCTGGATCGACCCCAGGGACAG GATAACCAAACCCCTGACCTTTGCTGACTGCGTGGGCGATGAACTTCCTCTGGGCTGGGAGGTGGTGTACGACCAGCAGGTGGGCGTCTACTACATCGACCACATCAACA AGTCGACGCAGATCGAGAACCCGCGGACGCagtggcggcagcagcaggagtGCATGCTGAAGGAGTACCTGGTGGTGGCGCAGGAGGCGCTGAACACCAAGAAGGAGACGTACCTGGTGAAGCAGCAGCGGCTGGAGCTGGTCCAGCAGGAGATGCAGCTGTTCCACCGTCTCACGCAGGAGGACACGCGCTCGCTCGTCAgct cTCTCTCTGGCTCGTCTTCAAATGCAAAATATGACCCTGACCAAATCAAGGAGGAAATCGCCTGCAGGCGCGAGCGG CTCTCCAGGCTGAAGCAGGAGCTGCTTCAGATGAAGCAGGAACTTCAGTATAAAGAGATGGGAGTGGAGACCCTACAGGA GATTGACAGAAAGATGTCTAGCAGTCACACCAACTACAAGCTGGACGAAGCCCAGGCCATCTTCAGCGAGCTGCGGAGCATCAAGAAGGCCATCAGCACTGGCGAGAAGGAGAGGCTGGACCTCATCCAG AGCCTGGCCAAGCTGACGATGAACTTCCAAAGCAGCCTGTCGCCCGGTGACTCCGCGGCGCCGCCGGGCGACCCGAGTGGTCTGCAGCAGTTCTGTGACACCGGGTGCCAGACGGACCTTGTGGGCGAG TGCGGCTCTCAGGATCTATCTCCGTTAGTCGACCGAGTGCGGCTCAACTGGCAGTACGAAGAGGCCAAGAAAAA GGTGTCCGGCATACAGCACCAGCTGGCCCAGCTGGACGGCGAGAGCTGGACGGGCCGGGCGGAGGCGGACCGCGACCGCGacttcctgcagctgctgcgcGAGAAGGAGGCGCTCCTGCAGGAGATCACCCTGCTGGGTCAGCagcagcgccccccggaggccttcctgcagctggaggaggagcgccacaggctggaggaggaggtgcagCGGGCCCAGAGCAGCCAGGGCCAGGGGGCCAGTCAGAG ggtcCTGCAGCAGGAGAAGAGGAACGTGCTTCTCCGTCAGCTGGAGGAGGCGACGCGGATCACCACCTACCTGCACTCCCAGCTCAAGAG CCTCTCCGCCAGCACCCTGACCGTGTCGTCCAGCAGCAGCCGCGGATCCTTGGCGTCCAGCCGCGGTTCTCTGGCCTCCAGCCGCGGCTCCCTCAGCTCCATAAGCTTCAGCGACATCTATGGGCTGCCCCAGTACGAGCGGGCGGAGCCGGCGCTGGACGACCCCCACCTGCGGTACCTCCTCCCAGTGGAGGTGTCCGCTCGGGACGCGCCCGCCTGTGGCTCGGACCTCCTGGGCAAGACTAAGCGCTCCCACGACACCCCGCAGTCGCTGGCGTCCCTCTCCTCACGCTCCTCCCTCTCCTCGCTGTCCCCGCCCAGCTCACCCATGGACACGCCCTACCACTCGGCCCCCCAGGACTGTCCGCTCGCCCAGATGACCGAGGAGTACATGGAGGTGGCAGGTCGGGCGATACTGCGGGGCCACACCCAGAGCCAGCCGCCGTCGCAGGCCGCCTCTGGTCCGGTGGACTGCGAGTCTGGGGGCGGCCCGGGTGCTGCGCTCCTTCTGGACACCAAGGGCCACCGAGATGGGGTCACGCAGGGGGCGTTTCCCTCAGCAG GAGTGACGCTCCGCTGTAACAACACGAACCGGAGCAGCAGGCGGAGCCGGCGGGCGTCTGCAGGGCCGTCTGAGGACATGCTGGCCACCGACAGCGGGGTGTTCGAGGCCTGGAGAAg CAGAGCGGAGGAGTCCGAAGAGATTCTATTCACCAGAGATTCAGTCAGTACAGCAGAGCAGGTCCAGATCCAGCTGGGTCTCCT ATTTGACACGAACTCCCAGTGTCTCCTCCTGCATGTGCTGCAGATGAGGAACACAAACAGGTTCATGATGAGAGAAGGACACAAAGT CTGCGTGAGGGTCCACGTCCTCCCCGTGGACTCGAGCCGTCCCTGTCCGTACTACTGCAGCCGGGCCCACGAGCCGCGCTCGCCGCTCGACCTGAACGAGGGCTTCCACGTCCCGCTGCCCGCCGGCGGCCCGTCTGCCCACCGCCTGCACCTGTCTGTCCTCTCGCTCGGCCCGCAGGGTCAGGAGGAGCTGCtg GGCGCGGTGATGGTGAACCCGGCTGACTGCGAGCACAGCGCTGAGATGGCGTTCGGCTGGCACAGGATCCAGGCGGCCGAAGCCAGAGAACCGCAGAGGGCCGACCCGAGTGGTCCGGGCGGGCGAGTGGCGCGGGgtgcagaggaggaggatgaggagcagGCCAGGATGAAG gtgtCCATCAGCTCTCTGCTGTCTCGCTCCGCCCACTTAGAGGAGGCGGGGCTGGAGCTGAGTGAAGAGGAGCTAAAGGAGCTGCAGAGGAATGGGGAGCAGGGAGAGGCCGTGTCTGAGAG GAGCTGGCAGGCCGAGTCTGTGGACAGCGGCTGCAGCAACACCGAGGGCGTCTGCCTGGCCAGCGGGGGGCGCTGTGTGCAGCCGGGGGACAGGGGTCTCGCAGTCAAG GCGGATAAGTCGACCAACACAGACGGACCGTTCCACGAACCAATGAGGGTCCGGCCCAAAGAGCGGGCGGGGCGATGGAGCCACGCCTCCCCCTTCATGCGCAGCAGCACCATCGTCCGCTCGCAGACGTTCACCCCCGGGGCGCGCAGCCAGTATGTGTGCAGG ttgTACCGCAGCGACAGTGACAGTTCGACTCTACCAAAGAAATCCCCCTTCATCCGAAACACCCTGGAGCGCCGGACCCTGCGCTACAAGCAG tcgTACCGCTCCTCTCTGGCCGAACAGCCCACGCGGACCTCCCTGGACCTGGAGCTGGACCTCCAGGCGTGCCGGACGCGGCAGCGGCAGCTGAGCGAGGAGCTGGCGACGCTGCGGGAGCTGAAGCTGCGGCTGGAGGAGCCGGCGGCCGGAGAGGCGGGGGAGCTGCAGGCGTGGGCCCTGCGGGACGAGCGCTTCCGCGGCCTCCTGCACGAGGCCCAGAGACAG GCCAAGCAGAGCCGGCAGGAGCAGCGGCAGGAGGAGGCGGCGGACCGGCGTCTCAGGAAGGCGTCCAAAGAGGTGCGGCAGATGAGGGGGCAGGGCCAGACGGAGCCCCTCCCCGTCCAGACCTTCAG AGAGAAGATGGCGTTCTTCACCCGACCGCGGTTCCACATCCCGCCTCTGCCTGCAGACGACGTGTGA
- the wwc3 gene encoding protein WWC3 isoform X1 — MPRASSSGRRRGSPELPLPDGWEEARDFDGRVFYVDHNTRQTSWIDPRDRITKPLTFADCVGDELPLGWEVVYDQQVGVYYIDHINKSTQIENPRTQWRQQQECMLKEYLVVAQEALNTKKETYLVKQQRLELVQQEMQLFHRLTQEDTRSLVSSLSGSSSNAKYDPDQIKEEIACRRERLSRLKQELLQMKQELQYKEMGVETLQEIDRKMSSSHTNYKLDEAQAIFSELRSIKKAISTGEKERLDLIQSLAKLTMNFQSSLSPGDSAAPPGDPSGLQQFCDTGCQTDLVGECGSQDLSPLVDRVRLNWQYEEAKKKVSGIQHQLAQLDGESWTGRAEADRDRDFLQLLREKEALLQEITLLGQQQRPPEAFLQLEEERHRLEEEVQRAQSSQGQGASQRVLQQEKRNVLLRQLEEATRITTYLHSQLKSLSASTLTVSSSSSRGSLASSRGSLASSRGSLSSISFSDIYGLPQYERAEPALDDPHLRYLLPVEVSARDAPACGSDLLGKTKRSHDTPQSLASLSSRSSLSSLSPPSSPMDTPYHSAPQDCPLAQMTEEYMEVAGRAILRGHTQSQPPSQAASGPVDCESGGGPGAALLLDTKGHRDGVTQGAFPSAGVTLRCNNTNRSSRRSRRASAGPSEDMLATDSGVFEAWRSRAEESEEILFTRDSVSTAEQVQIQLGLLFDTNSQCLLLHVLQMRNTNRFMMREGHKVCVRVHVLPVDSSRPCPYYCSRAHEPRSPLDLNEGFHVPLPAGGPSAHRLHLSVLSLGPQGQEELLGAVMVNPADCEHSAEMAFGWHRIQAAEAREPQRADPSGPGGRVARGAEEEDEEQARMKVSISSLLSRSAHLEEAGLELSEEELKELQRNGEQGEAVSERSWQAESVDSGCSNTEGVCLASGGRCVQPGDRGLAVKADKSTNTDGPFHEPMRVRPKERAGRWSHASPFMRSSTIVRSQTFTPGARSQYVCRLYRSDSDSSTLPKKSPFIRNTLERRTLRYKQVTAAWTPGNPVLARPSVFRVCVCVCVCLQSYRSSLAEQPTRTSLDLELDLQACRTRQRQLSEELATLRELKLRLEEPAAGEAGELQAWALRDERFRGLLHEAQRQAKQSRQEQRQEEAADRRLRKASKEVRQMRGQGQTEPLPVQTFREKMAFFTRPRFHIPPLPADDV; from the exons atgccccgGGCGAGCAGCAGCGGCCGGCGGAGGGGGAGCCCCGAGCTGCCGCTGCCCGACGGCTGGGAGGAAGCCCGGGACTTCGACGGCAGGGTCTTCTACGTCGACCACAACACGCGACAGACGTCCTGGATCGACCCCAGGGACAG GATAACCAAACCCCTGACCTTTGCTGACTGCGTGGGCGATGAACTTCCTCTGGGCTGGGAGGTGGTGTACGACCAGCAGGTGGGCGTCTACTACATCGACCACATCAACA AGTCGACGCAGATCGAGAACCCGCGGACGCagtggcggcagcagcaggagtGCATGCTGAAGGAGTACCTGGTGGTGGCGCAGGAGGCGCTGAACACCAAGAAGGAGACGTACCTGGTGAAGCAGCAGCGGCTGGAGCTGGTCCAGCAGGAGATGCAGCTGTTCCACCGTCTCACGCAGGAGGACACGCGCTCGCTCGTCAgct cTCTCTCTGGCTCGTCTTCAAATGCAAAATATGACCCTGACCAAATCAAGGAGGAAATCGCCTGCAGGCGCGAGCGG CTCTCCAGGCTGAAGCAGGAGCTGCTTCAGATGAAGCAGGAACTTCAGTATAAAGAGATGGGAGTGGAGACCCTACAGGA GATTGACAGAAAGATGTCTAGCAGTCACACCAACTACAAGCTGGACGAAGCCCAGGCCATCTTCAGCGAGCTGCGGAGCATCAAGAAGGCCATCAGCACTGGCGAGAAGGAGAGGCTGGACCTCATCCAG AGCCTGGCCAAGCTGACGATGAACTTCCAAAGCAGCCTGTCGCCCGGTGACTCCGCGGCGCCGCCGGGCGACCCGAGTGGTCTGCAGCAGTTCTGTGACACCGGGTGCCAGACGGACCTTGTGGGCGAG TGCGGCTCTCAGGATCTATCTCCGTTAGTCGACCGAGTGCGGCTCAACTGGCAGTACGAAGAGGCCAAGAAAAA GGTGTCCGGCATACAGCACCAGCTGGCCCAGCTGGACGGCGAGAGCTGGACGGGCCGGGCGGAGGCGGACCGCGACCGCGacttcctgcagctgctgcgcGAGAAGGAGGCGCTCCTGCAGGAGATCACCCTGCTGGGTCAGCagcagcgccccccggaggccttcctgcagctggaggaggagcgccacaggctggaggaggaggtgcagCGGGCCCAGAGCAGCCAGGGCCAGGGGGCCAGTCAGAG ggtcCTGCAGCAGGAGAAGAGGAACGTGCTTCTCCGTCAGCTGGAGGAGGCGACGCGGATCACCACCTACCTGCACTCCCAGCTCAAGAG CCTCTCCGCCAGCACCCTGACCGTGTCGTCCAGCAGCAGCCGCGGATCCTTGGCGTCCAGCCGCGGTTCTCTGGCCTCCAGCCGCGGCTCCCTCAGCTCCATAAGCTTCAGCGACATCTATGGGCTGCCCCAGTACGAGCGGGCGGAGCCGGCGCTGGACGACCCCCACCTGCGGTACCTCCTCCCAGTGGAGGTGTCCGCTCGGGACGCGCCCGCCTGTGGCTCGGACCTCCTGGGCAAGACTAAGCGCTCCCACGACACCCCGCAGTCGCTGGCGTCCCTCTCCTCACGCTCCTCCCTCTCCTCGCTGTCCCCGCCCAGCTCACCCATGGACACGCCCTACCACTCGGCCCCCCAGGACTGTCCGCTCGCCCAGATGACCGAGGAGTACATGGAGGTGGCAGGTCGGGCGATACTGCGGGGCCACACCCAGAGCCAGCCGCCGTCGCAGGCCGCCTCTGGTCCGGTGGACTGCGAGTCTGGGGGCGGCCCGGGTGCTGCGCTCCTTCTGGACACCAAGGGCCACCGAGATGGGGTCACGCAGGGGGCGTTTCCCTCAGCAG GAGTGACGCTCCGCTGTAACAACACGAACCGGAGCAGCAGGCGGAGCCGGCGGGCGTCTGCAGGGCCGTCTGAGGACATGCTGGCCACCGACAGCGGGGTGTTCGAGGCCTGGAGAAg CAGAGCGGAGGAGTCCGAAGAGATTCTATTCACCAGAGATTCAGTCAGTACAGCAGAGCAGGTCCAGATCCAGCTGGGTCTCCT ATTTGACACGAACTCCCAGTGTCTCCTCCTGCATGTGCTGCAGATGAGGAACACAAACAGGTTCATGATGAGAGAAGGACACAAAGT CTGCGTGAGGGTCCACGTCCTCCCCGTGGACTCGAGCCGTCCCTGTCCGTACTACTGCAGCCGGGCCCACGAGCCGCGCTCGCCGCTCGACCTGAACGAGGGCTTCCACGTCCCGCTGCCCGCCGGCGGCCCGTCTGCCCACCGCCTGCACCTGTCTGTCCTCTCGCTCGGCCCGCAGGGTCAGGAGGAGCTGCtg GGCGCGGTGATGGTGAACCCGGCTGACTGCGAGCACAGCGCTGAGATGGCGTTCGGCTGGCACAGGATCCAGGCGGCCGAAGCCAGAGAACCGCAGAGGGCCGACCCGAGTGGTCCGGGCGGGCGAGTGGCGCGGGgtgcagaggaggaggatgaggagcagGCCAGGATGAAG gtgtCCATCAGCTCTCTGCTGTCTCGCTCCGCCCACTTAGAGGAGGCGGGGCTGGAGCTGAGTGAAGAGGAGCTAAAGGAGCTGCAGAGGAATGGGGAGCAGGGAGAGGCCGTGTCTGAGAG GAGCTGGCAGGCCGAGTCTGTGGACAGCGGCTGCAGCAACACCGAGGGCGTCTGCCTGGCCAGCGGGGGGCGCTGTGTGCAGCCGGGGGACAGGGGTCTCGCAGTCAAG GCGGATAAGTCGACCAACACAGACGGACCGTTCCACGAACCAATGAGGGTCCGGCCCAAAGAGCGGGCGGGGCGATGGAGCCACGCCTCCCCCTTCATGCGCAGCAGCACCATCGTCCGCTCGCAGACGTTCACCCCCGGGGCGCGCAGCCAGTATGTGTGCAGG ttgTACCGCAGCGACAGTGACAGTTCGACTCTACCAAAGAAATCCCCCTTCATCCGAAACACCCTGGAGCGCCGGACCCTGCGCTACAAGCAGGTAACAGCCGCCTGGACCCCCGGGAACCCGGTTCTGGCGCGTCCGAGTGtgttcagggtgtgtgtgtgtgtgtgtgtgtgtctgcagtcgTACCGCTCCTCTCTGGCCGAACAGCCCACGCGGACCTCCCTGGACCTGGAGCTGGACCTCCAGGCGTGCCGGACGCGGCAGCGGCAGCTGAGCGAGGAGCTGGCGACGCTGCGGGAGCTGAAGCTGCGGCTGGAGGAGCCGGCGGCCGGAGAGGCGGGGGAGCTGCAGGCGTGGGCCCTGCGGGACGAGCGCTTCCGCGGCCTCCTGCACGAGGCCCAGAGACAG GCCAAGCAGAGCCGGCAGGAGCAGCGGCAGGAGGAGGCGGCGGACCGGCGTCTCAGGAAGGCGTCCAAAGAGGTGCGGCAGATGAGGGGGCAGGGCCAGACGGAGCCCCTCCCCGTCCAGACCTTCAG AGAGAAGATGGCGTTCTTCACCCGACCGCGGTTCCACATCCCGCCTCTGCCTGCAGACGACGTGTGA
- the LOC114769564 gene encoding claudin-22-like: MVNPCAGVLEVLGVLLGAAAWLCSLATTLMSQWQIRSTEILVAESIELGLWEMCAVQELGGVECRPYESLLDLPREITVARLLMCLSMTLSLLGLLVAVPGLSCVKSCQSPDSKWAKKVSKGTGGALCMVAGVLGVVPASLFAQIVVSRFHNDPSPAVMPRWDLGEALFVGWAAGFLHFVAGVLLCASCLGSRRGGAGPARHHQRQERRTGHASPGKDAAYV, encoded by the coding sequence ATGGTCAACCCGTGTGCCGGCGTGCTGGAGGTGCTGGGCGTGCTGCTGGGCGCCGCCGCCTGGCTCTGCTCGCTGGCCACCACGCTCATGTCGCAGTGGCAGATCCGCTCCACCGAGATCCTGGTCGCCGAGAGCATCGAGCTGGGCCTGTGGGAGATGTGCGCGGTGCAGGAGTTGGGCGGCGTGGAGTGCCGGCCCTACGAGAGCCTGCTGGACCTCCCCCGCGAGATCACGGTGGCGCGGCTGCTCATGTGCCTGTCCATGACGCTCAGCCTGCTGGGCCTGCTGGTCGCCGTCCCCGGCCTGAGCTGCGTCAAGAGCTGCCAGAGCCCCGACAGCAAGTGGGCCAAGAAGGTGTCCAAGGGCACGGGCGGCGCCCTCTGCATGGTCGCCGGCGTGCTGGGGGTGGTGCCGGCGTCTCTCTTCGCCCAGATCGTCGTGAGCAGGTTCCACAACGACCCCTCGCCGGCCGTCATGCCCCGCTGGGACCTGGGCGAGGCGCTCTTCGTGGGCTGGGCGGCGGGCTTCCTGCACTTCGTGGCCGGGGTCCTCCTGTGCGCCTCGTGCCTCGGGTCCCGCCGCGGCGGAGCTGGTCCGGCGCGCCACCATCAAAGGCAGGAAAGGAGGACCGGGCACGCCTCCCCCGGCAAAGACGCGGCGTACGTCTGA